The Breoghania sp. L-A4 sequence TCTTCGGCCACCATCGCCGCGCGCGCGTAGTCGTTCTGCAGCAGCGGCAGCAAAGCTGCCGCTGCTGCAGTGCTGCCGGCGATCCGGCTCAGCCGGTCCATGAACGCCCGCCGGCTCATCGTGCCATGGGTGAACCGGTCGTAAAGATTGATTACGTCCTGAGAAATCGGCATGACAGTCTCCCGTGTCGCTATCGCATGAACACCCGCCCGCCCCCGCGGCCAAGGCAAGACGGATTGTTCTCGCGGCCAGCCTCCGCTAGCGTATTTTCACAAACAAGATGCCGCGCCTGACGGTGTGCGCACAGCCTCCGATCGATCACAACTGCGGGATCGACGAGCACTCGAGAGAGCCGACATGAGCGATCACCAACACAACGATCACGAGAATCACCACCACGCGCACGGGCACTCCCATGATCACGATCATTCGGAGCTCTCTGAGACGGAGTTGCGGGTACGCGCGCTGGAATCGATTCTGGTCGAGAAGGGCTATGTCGATCCGGCCGCGCTCGACGCGTTGATCGAGACCTACGAGACCCGCGTCGGCCCGCGCAACGGCGCGCATGTGGTGGCCAAGGCGTGGAGCGACCCGGCGTTCCGCGACTGGCTGCTCAGGGATGCGACGGCGGCGATTCATTCGCTCGGTTATATCGGCCGGCAGGGCGAACACATGGTGGCCCTGGAAAACACCCCGCAGCTGCACAACGTGGTCGTCTGCACCCTGTGCTCCTGCTACCCGTGGCCGGTGCTGGGTCTGCCGCCGGTGTGGTACAAATCCGCGCCCTACCGCTCGCGGGTCGTGCGCGATCCGCGCGGCGTTCTCGCCGAATTCGGCACCACTCTGCCGGAGACGACCGGCATCCGGGTTTGGGATTCAACCGCCGAGGTGCGCTATCTGGTGATTCCCATGCGGCCCGAAGGCACCGAGGGATGGAACGAGGAGCGGCTCGCCGCCCTGGTCAACCGCGACAGCATGATCGGAACGACCTTGGCGACATCGCCCAACGAGCTCGCCGCTGCGGGAGATCCGTCATGAACGGCGCGCAGGACATGGGCGGCCAGATGGGGTTCGGACCCGTGGCGCCCGAAGCGGATGAGCCGCTGTTTCACGCCGCCTGGGAGCGGCGCGTTCTGGCGCTGACGCTTGCCATGGGCGCCACAGGCCAATGGAACATCGACGCCTCGCGCCATGCGCGCGAAAGCATCCCGCCAGCCGACTATCTGTCGAAGAGCTACTACGAGATCTGGCTCGCGGGGATGGAAAAACTGCTGGCCGAACGCGATCTGGTGTCACCTGAGGAGCTCGACGCGGGCAAGGCGCTGACGCCTCCGCGCGAACTGTCTCGAATCCTCAAAGCCGAGGACGTCGCGGCCACGCTCGCCAAGGGCGGTCCGGCGGATCGTCCGGTGGACAGGGAGGCGCTGTTTGGCCCCGGCGACGCGGTCCGCACCAGGATCATGCATCCGGTCGGCCACACCCGTCTGCCGCGCTACGCGCGCGGCGCCCCCGGCGTCATTGAGCGCGTGCACGGCGCGCATGTCTTTCCCGACACCAACGCCCATGGCCTGGGCGAGAATCCCCAATGGCTCTATTCGGTCGCCTTCAAGGGCACAGACATCTGGGGTCCGGACAGCGATCCCGGCCTCAGCCTGCGCCTCGATTTGTGGGAGCCCTATCTTGAACGTACTTGACCGCACCGCCCTCGAAGCGATCCCATCGATCCCGCGCGACGCGGATGGCCCGGTGTTCGCCGAACCCTGGCAGGCCAAGGCCTTCGCTATGGCGCTACGCCTGCACGAGCAGGGCGTCTTCACCTGGAGCGAGTGGGCCGAGACCCTGTCCGCGACCATCGCGCACGCGCAAGCCGGCGGCGATCCCGACGCCGGCAACACCTACTATCTGCACTGGCTGAAGGCGCTGGAAACCATCGTCACGGCCAAGGGCGTCAGCGACCCCGCCACCCTTGAGGATCGCCGCAACGCCTGGGACCGTGCCGCCAAGGCCACCCCGCACGGA is a genomic window containing:
- the nthB gene encoding nitrile hydratase subunit beta, coding for MNGAQDMGGQMGFGPVAPEADEPLFHAAWERRVLALTLAMGATGQWNIDASRHARESIPPADYLSKSYYEIWLAGMEKLLAERDLVSPEELDAGKALTPPRELSRILKAEDVAATLAKGGPADRPVDREALFGPGDAVRTRIMHPVGHTRLPRYARGAPGVIERVHGAHVFPDTNAHGLGENPQWLYSVAFKGTDIWGPDSDPGLSLRLDLWEPYLERT
- the nthA gene encoding nitrile hydratase subunit alpha, producing MSDHQHNDHENHHHAHGHSHDHDHSELSETELRVRALESILVEKGYVDPAALDALIETYETRVGPRNGAHVVAKAWSDPAFRDWLLRDATAAIHSLGYIGRQGEHMVALENTPQLHNVVVCTLCSCYPWPVLGLPPVWYKSAPYRSRVVRDPRGVLAEFGTTLPETTGIRVWDSTAEVRYLVIPMRPEGTEGWNEERLAALVNRDSMIGTTLATSPNELAAAGDPS
- a CDS encoding nitrile hydratase accessory protein codes for the protein MNVLDRTALEAIPSIPRDADGPVFAEPWQAKAFAMALRLHEQGVFTWSEWAETLSATIAHAQAGGDPDAGNTYYLHWLKALETIVTAKGVSDPATLEDRRNAWDRAAKATPHGQPIELGAEKRG